A genome region from Anopheles stephensi strain Indian chromosome 2, UCI_ANSTEP_V1.0, whole genome shotgun sequence includes the following:
- the LOC118505361 gene encoding uncharacterized protein LOC118505361, whose protein sequence is MLKFAAIATVGLLFCAVQCVKVDYYGSLYNPKDELHAPYHEKEDKQDFSKIPGVPGVDYPIYHEVPHTSFHCGNVPAIPGMYANVETGCQAYHTCHDGREGHQGASFLCTNGTLFNQKEFACDWWYNVKCEEAPSYYSLNADPEHNPFTPKRKPEDEHQHQKFLIHV, encoded by the coding sequence ATGCTAAAGTTCGCTGCCATTGCCACCGTTGGGCTGCTGTTCTGTGCCGTACAGTGCGTCAAAGTGGACTACTACGGCTCGCTGTACAACCCCAAGGACGAGCTGCATGCGCCGTACCACGAGAAGGAAGACAAGCAGGACTTTAGCAAAATTCCCGGCGTGCCCGGCGTGGACTATCCGATCTACCATGAAGTGCCGCACACCAGCTTCCACTGTGGCAACGTGCCGGCCATCCCCGGCATGTACGCGAACGTCGAAACCGGCTGCCAGGCCTACCACACCTGTCACGATGGGCGCGAGGGCCACCAGGGTGCGTCCTTCCTCTGCACCAACGGCACGCTGTTCAATCAGAAGGAATTCGCCTGCGACTGGTGGTACAATGTCAAGTGCGAGGAAGCGCCCAGCTACTACAGTCTGAATGCCGACCCCGAGCACAACCCCTTCACGCCCAAGCGCAAACCGGAGGACGAGCATCAGCATCAGAAATTCCTCATCCACGTCTAG